The window gaccgcagatttgcGTCGGGGCTCCATTTTCCCAATcttataacccgacccccatttaatttatctagcctaagggttcATTTTTAGGGGACTACCCGATATTTTAGATAGAGTAGAGGGGTATTATAGAGATAGGAAAGGAGATattaaggatttcactactctactCCGATCAAACCTTGGGAATTGCATCAAAAggaacttgctagggcttcaaaaggtaagaatttctttccctaaaTCTTTAatttcaggtttgggttgatggtgGGTGATGAGGGTAGATTTTATCACATGCACGATCTAATAGAGACTACGGAGAAGTTGTTGAACAATCTTGGGTGGTTTTATTATAGAATTAGTTAAGGGAAATTCCGGGTCATAGTTGTAACAGCCCTTGCCATGCGAATTCCTCTAATCGTGCTTATAATTCTCTCCTCCTTTATAGATTGGCATTGTTAGGAGTGTTGGTATATTATTGTGGCACTACGGTAAGATCTTTTGAGGTACGAAGGCTAAACTCATTTTCTGGTATTTGAATTCCCGTGTTCTTACAAAACTCTAGCGTGTGAAGTTCGAACATGGAATgctattgatgtggggtattcaaactagtaaaaaAATTTCCGATGGCATAACGTGTTAGGaccctcgtgtgttaatgattctatatttttgacttaattactgtataccccttttgggaagaaagatcttgtatgaaatcaatgtgattaaacgCTTATTTCTCATATCatgaaaccttatgaacttacacttgctaaggccaaaggtgccaaatggttgaattgaaagggaactcttttgtacaaactataATCATTTTGGGAATCATAAGTGTGGCATtttgaatacacctccacccgcatacattggggtgagatggcagggccgctttgtgtagagtttgtggtattgtgaagacacctccaccagcatacattggggtgaggcggcggggcctccttgtgtagagttgtggtattgtgaatgcacctccacccacatacattggggtgaggtggcagggccgctttgtgtagagtttgtggtattgtgaatacaactccacccgcatacattggggtgaggagtCGGGGCCTCTTTGCGTAGAGTTTCTGGTATTATGATtgcacctctacccgcatatattggggtgaggaggcaGGGCCgttttgtgtaaaggtagttgcaGAGGATtcccgacttaaaaatttatcaATGTTATttaaagctcttaataaattttctatggatttaacggctatctaagccttttattgttaccattcatgttgtatttcaaGTACTTCCAtaggtgttttggttttcatactagtactattcgacatgtactaacatcccttttttctgggggtgctgcatctttaatggatgcaggtggttcaacaGTGGaaggcattgaccagtgatagcggtacactctcttcccagttgacttggtgagccctacttcattttggggtcgtgcatcttttgttctgtgtgtattatgttttgaggtatagccggagccttgttgccggcactatctatgtactcttttgtatctattagagtcTCCATAGACagggtgtgggttgtgtattgttATTAGGAAAGTCAAGATAGTAATGTCATATATGTATTACATTTTCCACTTCAAACTacgaaagtgtatgtattttgagactttataaataAAGTAGTTAATGGTGATGGAATTAatgttgttcatgaaccctcttgctgttaattaatgaagtttatctTCTCCTTATTTAAGgctgagttgggtagaaggcaatCTAGcaagcttgctcggccgggtaatctcggttgagcgccggtcgtgctcaccgaggtcggggtgtgacaaacttggtatcagagcctaaggttttaaagtatcatAGGACGTGTCGGGGCCGTGTCTAGTGGAGTacttcttatcagtgtgttgtcgaccacatctataattaggaggctacttgggtatttaggaataataccattcTTTGATGTTCTCGATCATGCGATAAAgatgattgtaagattgttcctcctttaaatcgtgctttgctctaactttcagtacatggtgcctaggaagaaggcaagaacAGGCCAAGGAACCAATGTcacccaggagtggcagttgattctatatttgataatacgggtgagcacccgaggtgTGAGGATATTCTCCCAATTACTACACCGCCTGAATCTACTATTCCTACTCAGACTccaccagttcctacacctacaGAGGGTGCaatggtccctccaactgatattccagttccaccttcAGCTCCAGCTTCCGGTCCCGGTGTTTcagatggggatcttaggggatccATACAGATATTGGATCAGATATTGGcctcccaggcccagagatcaaatgttgcacccacttcttctagtcagccaaGGGATTCccctagttccagggtgaacaggtatctccagttggatcctccagtgttcacaggtactgatcctgaggaggacccccaggacttcattgataagatgcataagactctccgagaTATGCATGCTATTGAGacagagggagtggagttggcctcatACTGCCCAAatggggtggcctattcttggtttgagatgtggggggagtcccgtgaggaggggagccctccgacgaggtggagtgagttcaccgatgcctttatggatcatttcttgcctgccgagactaaggcagcccgtgtcGCTAAATTTGAGAGCCTGAAGTagggtagcatgagtgtgtgggagtaccatatggagttcacgcgcctgtccaagtatgttattcacatgttgcccactatggaggctagagtgcaccggtttgtgcagggccttagccatttggttattaatgaggctgctacagctgccttgaattctaataTGAACTATAGGAAGATGGTGgcgtttgctcaagctacagagaaccATAAACGGAAAAATAGAATGGAGCGTGAGGGTAGCAGTAAGGCCTGGTCCGCAGGAAtctttggtggttcttccagtGGTgatggtggtaggtcggcatttaggggagggtcatcagggccatctcaTTCATTTGCTCAGTGTTCAATAAGTGCACAGCCATCTGAGCCCAGTCAGTGcaacagaatatcataataatgtTGTGGGTGATTCCAGCAGTAGCAGAGGCACCCATAcgctaagtgtgggaggatgcactttagGGTCTGCTTCATGGACCTGCCTATATGCTGTGGGTATGGTATGAAGAGTCACATCCAGAGGGATTTCCGCTCATCCCGTCGGAGCATGGGCAGTGGTACGGCGTAGCCAGCTAGTtctacagctactacatccacaacacctcctctagctcgaggcaccccaacaCTCGTAGGGCTTGGTGCAGCTATGtatggtgcacagagttcgggaggacccatcagactttatgctatgcggaggcgtcgggattcagaggcttctccagatgttgtcacaggtatattgagtgtccaatcccatgatgtatatgctcttattgatcacGGTTCCACAttgtcctatgtcactccttatgttgctatggaatttgggatagaaccggaaaaGCTTCATGAGTCGTTGTCTGCATCTACtgcggttggcgagtctattgtggcggtgagggtttatagggattgtgttgtcacagtgCATGGTCGGGATACCCTTGCCTATCTCATTGAATTgggcatggttgattttgatataataatggggatggactggctttattcatgtttcgttaagcttgattgtcgaaccaggaccgttaggtttgaatttcaaAATAAGTCAGTTATTGAATGGAATGGGGATGATGTGGTGATgaatggtaggtttatttcttaccttaaggacaCGAatatgattaacaaggggtgtatctaccatttggttcgagttacggacaccgatgttgaggcacctacacttgagtttatgcctgttgtgaatgaattttcggaggtCTTTCTAGATAAGCTccttgggatcccaccagatagggagattgatttcgggattgatgtgatgtcgggcacgcagcctatatctattccaccctacaaaatggcaccagcagaattgaaggatcTAAAAGAACAACATAAGGATTTTTAAGAGAAGGTTTTCATCCAACCGAGTATGTCTCCTTGGGGCGCACCAGTcctctttgtaagaaagaaagatgggttcaaggatgtgtattgactatcggcagctcaacaaggtcacgatcaagaataagtacccactgccaaggatagatgatttgtttgacctattgcagggtgctaagtatttctccaagattgatttaagatccaggtatcaccaattgaagatcagggagcaggatatttcgagaacaactttcaggacccggtatgggcactttgaatttttggtaatgtcttttggtaaatgccccgacaactttcatggaccttatgaatcgagtcttcaagccttttcttgactcctttatgaTAATGTTCATTGACAATATTCTGGTATATTCATGAAGTTGAGGGGACATGCTGATCATCTCAGTGCAGTTCTACAGACTCTATATCAAcacaagttgtatgcgaagtttttgaaatgtgaattttggcttgaatttgttacattcttgggtcatTTCGTCTCCAAAGAAGgaattcaggttgattcttagaAGATTGCAACTGCGAACAATTTGCCTAGACCtataactccaacagagattcgcagtttcttgggcttagccgggtattataggaaatttgtggaggggttctccactcttgcctctctgTTGACTAAATTGAAATAGAAGATGGTTAatttccaatggtcagatgcttgtgaaaggagcttccaagagttgaagtcaagattaactacggcaccggtgtttaCCCTACAACAGGGTACAGAtcggtttgtggtatattgtgatgcttcaagaattggacttgggtgtgtattaatgcaacatggaaaggtgataACTTATGCTTCtaagcaactcaagaatcataaaaagaactatccaacacatgacttagagcttgtagcggtggtatttgcattgaagatttggcatcattatctgtatggggccatgtggatatattcacagaccaAAAGATCCTCCGatacattttcaaatagaaggaattgaatctgaggcagagaagatggcttgagttacttaaggattatgacatcgatattttgtatcatccggggaaggctaatgttgtagccGATATCTATTAGCTAGCAatttatgggtagtttggctcacttggaggcatatcaaatgccgttggccaaggaggttcatcggttggctagtttgggagttcatcttgcggattctagtgaaggaggagtgattgtgcaaaatagggctgaatcatcgcttgttgtggaagtaaaGGAAAAGTAGTACAAcgacccattgttggtacaattgaaggaggggattcataaacataagacatGGCCTTTTCTCTTTGCATGGATGATGGCacgctaaggtaccaagggcggctatgtgttccaaatgtggatggtctccgggaaagaatcatgaccgaggctcacacatCTAAGTATTCCGTGCAAtcgggctctacaaagatgtatcatgaccttaaggaagtttactggtggaatgatattaAGAGGAgtgtagcagactttgtggcgGGATGCTCAAATTATCAATAAGTAAAGACCGAACACTaacggcccggtgggttggcacagaatatagaaattccaatgggggaagtgggaaatgaacaatatggactttgtggtgggactacctcgcactcctcgtaagtatgactcgatttgggtgGTTATGGattgactcacaaaatcagctcacttcttacctgttaaggctaccgatacagcAGAAcattatgctcagttgtatatcaaggaaattgtcaggttgcatggcactccaatttCTATTATCTCATATCTAGGGGCACAGTTCACATCTAACTTTtgaaagaaatttcagcaaggttcgGGTACTCAGgcgaatcttagtacaacctttcacctgcagactgacggacaggcagagtggactattcagacgcttgaggatatgttgtgtgcttgtgttcttgactttaagggtagctgggatgatcattttccactcatacaattttcctacaacaacagttatcatgctaatattcagatggcaccgtttggGGCTTTATATGGTTAGAGATGTAGGTCTCCCATTGGGTGCTTTGAGATTAGGGAAGCGGAATTGATAGgaccagacctcatgcatcaggctatggagaaggttaagttcATTAAGGATTGGTTAGAAACTGCTCAAAGTCATCAAAAGTCATATTTGGATGTGCGTTGCAGGGATTTGGATTTCAAAGagaatgattgggtattcttgaaggtttcccccatgaagggcataatgcggtttggtaagaaatgGAAGTTGAGTCGGAGGTTTGTCGGACCATACATAATCATTCAGAGAATTGGTCGGCTGGCGTACAGTCTTGAACTACCTCCGGAGATATCTTTAGTGCACCTGGTGTTccacgtatccatgttgaagaaggtggtcgGAGATCCATCACTCATTATTCCGGTTGATACAATTAAGATTAATAaaaaattgacttatgaagaaattccagttccaattcttgataggcaagtttgaaagttgaggaataaagagattgcctccgtgaaagtgttatggcaaaaccatcaagtcgaagaggccacctgagaggacgaggaagagatgaagaagaagtatcctaatttatttgaatagctatgtaattgtgTCCATGATGTTGAAAGCTAACTTTCTATAAATTATGTTTCCTCTGTACGGCTTAAGTTGAAGTTGCTCCTCCTTAGTAATGTAATGTTTAATGGCATTGTGGCCGGTGTTGTTTCCCTGCTGTTTTACATCGTTGTGTTGtggttatgttgttaggactAGTTTTGgcattctctgacaggtggataatACCtaattataggggagactctagcgaaatttttggaaatttagggagttagtcaaaaatttggaactgctggtgtgtgttatagcagctgagtcacattggGTACTAATGatgaattttgaccctcattcgaggataaatgatcctaagcgggggaggatgtaattcCACGTAAGATTTTACCTAAAACCTGAGGTTTTGTGGTACTGAGGTAAGCTAatatgtttgaggattgtagaaaacgTTTTTGCGGTACGGACTTTTGAAGGAAATATTTTGAAGAACATGGCAGTTCTgtggtccactatgcgaccgtaAAATAAGTTTACGGACCGCAGATCGGCTGCGGATTAAAGCAGAatgatttgccaattttgaaGACCATTATGTAGCCCATTATGCAGCCGCAGATCCCATCGTAGATCCAGCATGAGAAACTTcggaaggaggttctgcggtccattatgcgactgcagaattgGTCTGCGTACCGCAGACCTGTCGCATAGTGAAGAAGAAATGCCCAGTTCTAGAgggtcattatgcggtccattttacgGACCACAGAaggattatgcggtcgcatatgcgaccgcagatctgtgtCGGGGCTCCATTTTTCCAATattataacccgacccccatttcatttatctagcctaagggttcatttttgggggactacctaatattttagagagagaagagagttattctagagagaggaaaggaaggacaaaggatttcactactctactCATATCAAACCTTGGGAATTTCATCAAAAGCAAGTTTctatggcttcaaaaggtaagcATTTCTTCCCCTAAATCTTCAATTTTGGGTTTGGGTTGATGGTGGGTGTTAAGGGTAGATTTTATCATATGCATGAGCTAATAGAGACTGCGGGGAAGTTGTTGAacaatcttgggtggttttgttgttgaattagtTAAGGGAAAGGTCGGGTCATAGTTGTAACAGCCATGCCATGCGAATTCCTCTAATCGTGCTTATAAATCTCTCCTACTTTATAGATTGGCATCGTTAGGAGTGTTGGGACATTATTGTGGCATTACAAAAATCTCTTTCGAGCTATGAAGGCTAAACTTTTTTTTCTGGTATTGGAATTCCCGTGTTCTTACAAAACTCCATCATGTGAAGTTCGAACATGGAACGTtattgatgtggggtattcaaactagtaaaatttATTCCCGATTAGCATAGTGTCTTAGGACCCTCGTGTGTTAgtgattctctatttttgacttaattatgttatacccatTTTGGGatgaagatcttgtatgaaatcaatgtgatcaaacacttatttctcatatgattaaaccttatgaacttacacttactaaggccaaaggtgccaaatggttcAATTGAAATAgaactcttttgtacaaactattatcattttgggattcCGAAGTGTGGCTTTGTGAATACagctccacctgcatacattggggtgaggcggcagggccgctttgtgtagagtttgtgtTATTGTGAAtatacctccacctgcatacattggggtgaggtggcggggccgctttgggtagagttgtggtattgtgaatacacctccactcgcatagaTTGGGGTAAGgaggcaaggccgctttgtgtagactTTGTGGTACTGtcaatacacctccacccgcatacataggggtgaggcggcggggccgctttgcgtatagtttctggtattgtgattgcacctccacctgcatacattggggtgaggcggcagggcctctttgtgtaaaggtagttgtagaggatccccaACTTAAAAATTTATCAATGTCATTGacagctcttaataaatttgctaaggctttaacggctatctaagccttttattgttaccatgattcatcatattcatgttgtatttacaTGTCCTTGCATAGgtttttggttttcatactattactattcgacatgtattaacgtccctttttttccgggggtgctgcatctttaatggatgcaggtggttccccAACGGaaggcattgaccagtgatagcggtacactctcttccaagttgacttggtgagccccacttcatttcagggtccTGCATCTTTTGTTctgtgtgtattatgttttgaagtatagccggagccttgttgccggcactatcattgtactttttttgtatctattagaggctccgtagacatggtgtgggttgtgtattggtattgggaaATTCAAGATAGTAATGTCCTATGTGTattacatgttccacttcaaactatgaaagtgtatgtattttgagactttataaatgaagtaactaatggtgatggaattagtgttgttcatgaaccctcttggtgttaattaatgaagtttatctttacttatttatgggtgagttgggtagaaggcaatCTAGCAAGCTTGCTCTGCCaagttatctcggttgagcaccggtcgcgctccccgaggtcggggcataaCATATACCCTGATTGCTGAGCCTCTGACCAAGTTGTTTGAGAGATTGAGAAGAGAAGAATTGATACACCCAATTTAATGAAGGGTTCCTTAACATCCCTCCAAGTATTTTGATGCAACTAAAAGATGTGTGTACCATTCCAATGTACCCGAGCATGGTACTGAAAATTGTTTTAAGATGAAAAATGAGTTTGAAACCCTGATGAACAGTGGAGCCATTCAGTACACTCCATCACCGCCCAGCATGAATCGCAATCCACTACCAAATCACCAAAACTAGGGAATTAACATGATCACATTGGACGAAGAATATGACCTAAATGGAACGGTTGTCACTATAGGAAATGCAGAAGCCGCCAGGATCCCTCCTCAAAAAGCTCCAATGATTACTGTACAATTGAGACCTACAGTGGCTGTTCAAACATATCAGTGACAACCTGCCATTGCTATAGAAGACGAAGAAAGTCGGGAGTACAAAACCGTCCTATGGATGTACCAGCAGAAGGGAAAGGCCAAAATGATAGACTTTACCGCAgcccatggtatgactaggtTCGGGAGATGCTACGCTCCTAAATATGTCAATCGAGGAAACTTGGGAAGAGAACAAATTCCAAGAAGGAACATAACAGACCCAGAAGCCGCCGAGTTTTGGAAGAGGATGTCAAGCAAAGAGTATTCTGTGGAGGAGCAGCTGGAGAAAACTCTAGCACAGATATCAATCATGGATCTATTAATGAGTTCCGACAGTCATAAGGATGACTTATTACTAGTACTAAGTGAGGTGAGTGTACCCAGTAACACCACTAGTGAAGTTCTGGCCGtgacaattgggaaaatggtcgaagcaaacatgatcactttcagaagagacGAACTTTCTGTC is drawn from Nicotiana tomentosiformis chromosome 12, ASM39032v3, whole genome shotgun sequence and contains these coding sequences:
- the LOC138902716 gene encoding uncharacterized protein, which translates into the protein MYGAQSSGGPIRLYAMRRRRDSEASPDVVTGILSVQSHDVYALIDHGSTLSYVTPYVAMEFGIEPEKLHESLSASTAVGESIVAVRVYRDCVVTVHGRDTLAYLIELGMVDFDIIMGMDWLYSCFVKLDCRTRTVRFEFQNKSVIEWNGDDVVMNGRFISYLKDTNMINKGCIYHLVRVTDTDVEAPTLEFMPVVNEFSEVFLDKLLGIPPDREIDFGIDVMSGTQPISIPPYKMAPAELKDLKEQHKDF